The Gasterosteus aculeatus chromosome 17, fGasAcu3.hap1.1, whole genome shotgun sequence genome includes a window with the following:
- the LOC120835083 gene encoding uncharacterized protein LOC120835083 isoform X7, producing MEPTVSDGPRVEKDVEEQSTDEAPGPAPEPLEPLEPLARETSSSGLLSRTPDEADEANKVAGDEPPVDWFEPLEDDDYDEESLAGESERSESVAGSETVCKRVYKFQRPRRKRSHPDEGWDEWPILGDGWKRKEVVRRSGSSIGQKDVYYLSPRGERVRSRVELISLMVGQQDMSTFDYKSGKFYEGEVQPVRIRHRARRKIRERSSSESSWLERGDGADTPDSQHMPTNPSLGPTTLHSNPTNLSWHSTIGIPNKGSRNVDVPAQDRIKLPRPSSSRALLLPSINGEVGSEDSTLVCARCGLSFTGTWYDKQRKRPCCPNCWAASKSKEHPLVRFRKWIPCGQCVGCHNTVNCGQCANCKHGLQSPESRKRLCRKRKCICPIRKGPGGGGFVPQKPSNDIPDMYEDSVSLQSEVTDSQHPSLKSSDTENFSVNVDVDDDDDMSTDDDDDWHKKRKRRSCGECKACLCRKDCGTCDFCVDKPKFGGSNKKRQKCRLRQCQRQAMRHLLPFQMGQGDHGPDSQLLPGRPRPHYTYSRKSLFKRNRGSQYGLDFNDNDEDDCNLKPINWNSAPASGSKYFCGLDVRNLPPSPQLSSVDFTLLNGLPHISSDPNNSELDPLSRWDAAKSHPSRTSRRCVQEMDNDGDDDDEDDDEDDDDGNDDDDDYDDEEEEGEDEEEEITQIFSLAETPSGSGDDVESQLTKLLQSLRSSAMPILWYSIMVEGPQLQLVQCSKQSSLSDTIVLIDPGFCYQVTVQKQPLLPTHSLYDRYPARLTSVTEVVDLLLGLEEYVVCQGLPPREPLSKRNPIILERASTCDFLVKRMVSVCTNCRALQGL from the exons ATGGAGCCCACCGTCTCCGACGGGCCCCGCGTGGAAAAGGACGTGGAGGAACAAAGCACAGATGAGGCACCGGGACCAGCGCCGGAGCCTCTGGAGCCTCTGGAGCCTCTGGCACGGGAGACCTCCAGCTCAGGTCTGCTCAGCAGGACTCCCGACGAAGCAGATGAGGCGAATAAGGTCGCTGGAGACGAGCCTCCCGTGGACTGGTTCGAGCCGCTCGAGGACGACGACTATGACGAGGAGAGCCTGGCCGGAGAAAGCGAGAGGAGCGAGAGCGTGGCGGGCAGCGAGACGGTCTGCAAAAGGGTTTACAA GTTTCAAAGGCCTCGCCGAAAGCGATCGCATCCTGATGAAGGATGGGATGAATGGCCGATACTTGGAGATGGTTGGAAACGCAAAGAAGTAGTCCGGCGCTCAGGATCTAGCATTGGACAGAAGGATGTATATTACCTTAG TCCGCGGGGGGAACGAGTGAGAAGTCGAGTAGAGCTGATTTCATTGATGGTTGGACAGCAAGACATGTCAACCTTTGACTACAAGTCCGGAAAGTTCTACGAGGGCGAAGTGCAACCCGTAAGAATTCGACACAGAGCAAGG AGAAAAATCCGTGAGCGTTCATCCTCGGAGTCCAGCTGGCTGGAGCGAGGAGATGGGGCCGACACTCCGGACTcccaacacatgcccaccaacCCCAGTCTGGGGCCCACGACCCTCCACTCCAACCCAACCAATCTCTCCTGGCACAGTACGATAGGAATTCCCAACAAAGGCTCGCGCAACGTGGATGTACCCGCTCAAGATAGAATTAAACTTCCCCGTCCCTCGTCCTCCAGAGCACTCCTGCTCCCCTCCATTAATGGAGAAGTGGGGTCAGAGGACAGCACACT GGTCTGTGCCAGATGTGGGCTTTCCTTCACGGGCACGTGGTATGACAAACAAAGGAAGAGGCCCTGCTGTCCCAACTGTTGGG CAGCCTCAAAGTCAAAAGAGCATCCACTGGTTCGTTTCAGAAAG TGGATTCCTTGTGGGCAGTGCGTGGGGTGCCACAACACGGTGAACTGTGGGCAGTGCGCCAACTGTAAACACGGACTGCAGAGCCCAGAATCCAGGAAACGCTTGTGTCGGAAACGCAAATGTATATGTCCCATCCGCAAG GGCCCTGGAGGTGGAGGCTTCGTGCCGCAGAAGCCCTCTAATGACATTCCTGACATGTATGAGGACAGCGTGAGTTTACAG AGTGAAGTTACAGACTCACAG CACCCAAGTCTCAAAAGCAGCGACACAGAGAACTTCTCAGTCAACGTGGACGTGGACGATGACGATGACATGTCGactgacgatgatgatgat TGGCATAAGAAGCGGAAGCGACGATCCTGTGGAGAATGCAAAGCCTGTCTCTGCAGGAAAGACTGCGGCACGTGCGACTTCTGTGTAGACAAACCCAAGTTCGGAGGCAGCAACAAGAAGAGGCAGAAGTGCCGACTACGCCAGTGTCAGAGACAGGCGATG AGACATTTGCTGCCGTTCCAAATGGGACAAGGTGACCACGGGCCAGACAGCCAATTGCTGCCGGGCAGGCCTAGGCCTCACTACACATACAGCCGGAAGTCATTATTTAAGAGAAATAGAGGATCACAGTATGGGTTGGACTTCAACGACAATGACGAAGACGACTGTAACTTAAAACCG ATTAACTGGAACTCTGCGCCAGCTAGTGGTAGCAAATATTTCTGTGGATTGGATGTAAGGAACCTTCCCCCATCTCCGCAG TTGAGTTCAGTGGATTTCACACTTCTGAATGGCCTCCCTCACATCAGCAGCGACCCCAACAACTCTGAACTA GACCCGCTGAGCAGATGGGACGCCGCTAAATCACATCCAAGCAGAACCAGTCGTAGGTGTGTTCAAGAAATGGACAACGACGGcgacgacgatgatgaggatgatgatgaggatgatgatgatggcaatgatgatgacgacgactacgatgatgaagaggaagagggggaagatgaagaggaggag ATCACACAGATCTTCAGTTTGGCTGAGACCCCGTCGGGCAGCGGTGACGACGTGGAAAGCCAGCTGACGAAGCTGCTGCAGTCCCTGCGCTCCTCCGCCATGCCGATATTGTGGTACTCCATCATGGTGGAAGGCccgcagctgcagctcgtccagTGCTCCAAGCAGTCGAGCCTGAGCGACACCATAGTGCTGATCGACCCGGGCTTCTGCTATCAGGTCACCGTCCAAAAGCAGCCGCTGCTGCCCACCCACTCGCTGtacgaccggtacccggcgcgCCTGACCTCTGTGACAGAAGTGGTGGACCTGCTCCTGGGCCTGGAGGAGTACGTTGTGTGCCAGGGACTGCCGCCCCGGGAGCCACTCTCTAAAAGAAACCCTATCATACTGGAGCGGGCGTCAACGTGTGATTTCTTGGTGAAGAGGATGGTGAGCGTCTGTACGAACTGCAGAGCGCTGCAGGGACTTTAA